A DNA window from Piliocolobus tephrosceles isolate RC106 chromosome 9, ASM277652v3, whole genome shotgun sequence contains the following coding sequences:
- the PPP1R3C gene encoding protein phosphatase 1 regulatory subunit 3C, whose translation MSCTRMIQVLDPRPLTSSVMPVDVAMRLCLAHSPPVKSFLGPYDDFQRRHFVNKLKPLKPCLNIKQEAKSQNDWKCSHNQAKKRVVFADSKGLSLTAIHVFSDLPEEPAWDLQFDLLDLNDISSALKRHEEKNLILDFPQPSTDYLSFRSHFQKNFVCLENCSLQERTVTGTVKVKNVSFEKKVQIRITFDSWKSYTDVDCVYMKNVYGGSDSDTFSFAIDLPPVIPTEQKIEFCISYHANGQVFWDNNDGQNYRIVHVQWKPDGVQTQMAPQDCAFHQTSPKTELESTIFGSPRMASGFFPEWQSWGRMENLASYR comes from the coding sequence AATGATCCAGGTTTTAGATCCACGTCCTTTGACAAGTTCGGTCATGCCCGTGGATGTGGCCATGAGGCTTTGCTTGGCTCATTCACCACCTGTGAAGAGTTTTCTGGGCCCTTACGATGACTTTCAACGAAGACATTTTGTGAATAAATTAAAGCCTCTGAAACCATGTCTCAACATAAAACAGGAAGCCAAATCACAGAATGACTGGAAGTGCTCGCACAACCAAGCCAAGAAGCGCGTTGTGTTTGCTGACTCCAAGGGCCTCTCTCTCACCGCCATCCATGTCTTCTCTGACCTCCCAGAAGAACCAGCGTGGGATCTCCAGTTTGATCTCTTGGACCTTAATGATATCTCCTCTGCCTTAAAACGCCACGAGGAGAAAAACTTGATTTTAGATTTCCCTCAGCCTTCAACCGATTACTTAAGTTTCCGGAGtcactttcagaagaactttGTCTGTCTGGAGAACTGCTCGTTGCAAGAGCGAACAGTGACAGGGACTGTGAAAGTCAAAAATGTGAGTTTTGAGAAGAAAGTTCAGATCCGTATCACTTTCGATTCTTGGAAAAGCTACACTGATGTGGACTGTGTCTACATGAAAAATGTGTATGGTGGCTCAGATAGTGATACCTTCTCATTTGCCATTGACTTACCCCCTGTCATTCCAACTGAGCAGAAAATTGAGTTCTGCATTTCTTACCATGCTAATGGGCAGGTCTTTTGGGACAACAATGATGGTCAGAATTATAGAATTGTTCATGTTCAATGGAAGCCTGATGGGGTGCAGACACAGATGGCACCCCAGGACTGTGCATTCCACCAGACCTCTCCTAAGACAGAGTTAGAGTCAACAATCTTTGGCAGTCCGAGGATGGCTAGTGGGTTCTTCCcagagtggcagagctgggggagAATGGAGAACTTGGCCTCTTATCGATGA